A DNA window from Chryseobacterium sp. MEBOG06 contains the following coding sequences:
- a CDS encoding urease accessory protein UreD — MDSRLNIIAGFKGGESYVKDLYVSLPFRVVSVGQRKSDKKLYQMVMSSSPGILDGDHYHLDVALEKGSSLQLQSQSYQRLFNMKDKALQELNVKMEDETSFAYVPHPIVPHEDSNFKSKANIHIGRDSQIIISEIITCGRKHYGEVFKLKRFQNLMEIYHNNKLVVKDNVVIQPDLIPISSIGNLEQYTHQGTLIFYSTKENVDKNALIDEVVEAAAQHHEEMEVGVSAMEDNGFVVRALGHGGELMYNFFLYIQEILWSLE, encoded by the coding sequence ATGGATAGCCGCTTAAATATTATAGCAGGATTCAAGGGAGGAGAATCGTACGTGAAAGATCTTTATGTCTCACTTCCTTTCAGAGTTGTTTCTGTAGGACAGAGAAAAAGTGACAAAAAGCTTTATCAGATGGTGATGAGCTCCTCCCCGGGAATTCTGGATGGAGACCATTATCATCTGGATGTTGCTCTTGAAAAAGGATCCTCATTGCAGTTGCAGTCACAGTCTTATCAGAGATTGTTCAATATGAAGGATAAAGCTTTGCAGGAACTGAATGTAAAAATGGAAGATGAAACCTCCTTTGCCTATGTTCCGCATCCTATAGTGCCGCATGAAGATTCCAACTTTAAAAGTAAAGCCAATATTCATATCGGAAGAGACAGCCAGATTATCATCAGTGAGATCATTACCTGCGGAAGAAAGCATTATGGAGAAGTTTTCAAATTGAAACGTTTTCAGAATCTGATGGAAATCTACCATAACAATAAACTGGTAGTAAAAGACAATGTGGTGATTCAGCCGGATCTGATCCCCATCAGCAGCATCGGAAATCTGGAGCAGTATACCCATCAGGGAACTTTAATCTTTTACAGTACGAAGGAGAATGTAGATAAGAATGCACTGATTGATGAGGTTGTTGAAGCAGCAGCACAGCATCATGAAGAAATGGAAGTAGGTGTTTCTGCAATGGAAGATAATGGTTTTGTAGTGAGAGCTTTAGGGCATGGTGGAGAGCTGATGTATAATTTCTTCCTTTATATTCAGGAAATCCTTTGGTCACTGGAATAA
- the ureG gene encoding urease accessory protein UreG, giving the protein MENRKYIKVGVAGPVGSGKTALLERLSRKLFGIYDLGVITNDIYTKEDAEFMAKNSLLPHDRIIGVETGGCPHTAIREDASMNLEAVDELAARFPDIELVLIESGGDNLSATFSPDLADVTIFIIDVAEGEKIPRKGGPGITRSDLLIINKIDLAPHVGASLEVMENDARRMRKGNPFVFTNLKTDEGLDKVIGWIKKYALLEEIEEPNLVR; this is encoded by the coding sequence ATGGAAAATAGAAAATATATAAAAGTAGGAGTGGCAGGACCTGTAGGGTCAGGAAAAACTGCATTACTGGAACGTTTAAGCAGAAAATTATTCGGGATCTATGATCTTGGAGTAATTACTAATGATATTTATACCAAAGAAGATGCTGAGTTTATGGCTAAAAACAGTCTTCTTCCTCATGACAGAATTATCGGAGTAGAAACAGGAGGCTGCCCTCACACAGCAATCCGTGAAGATGCAAGTATGAACCTTGAAGCAGTGGATGAACTGGCAGCACGTTTCCCGGATATTGAATTGGTTCTTATTGAAAGTGGAGGTGATAACCTTTCAGCAACTTTCAGTCCGGATCTTGCAGACGTTACCATCTTTATTATTGATGTTGCAGAAGGAGAAAAAATTCCTAGAAAAGGAGGCCCAGGTATTACAAGATCAGACTTATTGATCATCAATAAAATTGACCTTGCCCCGCATGTAGGAGCGAGTCTTGAAGTAATGGAAAATGATGCAAGAAGGATGAGAAAAGGAAATCCGTTTGTATTCACGAACCTTAAAACGGATGAAGGTCTGGATAAAGTGATCGGCTGGATTAAAAAATATGCTCTTTTAGAGGAAATTGAAGAACCGAACTTAGTAAGATAG
- a CDS encoding urease accessory protein UreF → MNINFLSGLLHLADPTLPIGGYTHSNGLETYVQERIVHNLQTAKEFVQNMLQYNLKFNDGAFVKLAYKAAEKGDLEALLLLDNECNSIKCPKEIRQASQKLGLRLIKIFKRRESFPFMEAFEKAVQNKEANSHYCIVFGVYAYLMKIPLYEALLGFYYTSVAGMITNAVKLVPLGQLDGQDILFSLYPVMEKTVWETMELDRDMVGLCNTAFDIRCMQHERLYSRLYMS, encoded by the coding sequence ATGAATATAAATTTTCTGTCAGGACTGCTTCATCTCGCAGATCCTACACTTCCTATTGGTGGCTATACCCATTCCAACGGACTTGAAACCTATGTACAGGAAAGAATTGTACATAATTTACAGACCGCGAAAGAGTTTGTGCAGAATATGCTTCAGTATAATCTTAAGTTCAATGACGGAGCTTTTGTAAAACTGGCTTATAAAGCAGCGGAAAAAGGGGACTTAGAAGCTCTCTTACTTCTTGATAATGAATGTAATTCTATCAAATGTCCGAAAGAAATCCGTCAGGCCAGTCAGAAGCTTGGTCTGAGATTGATCAAGATATTCAAGAGAAGAGAAAGTTTCCCTTTTATGGAGGCTTTTGAAAAAGCAGTTCAGAATAAAGAAGCCAATTCTCATTATTGTATCGTTTTTGGAGTATATGCTTATTTAATGAAAATACCATTATACGAAGCCCTGCTGGGATTCTATTATACCTCGGTTGCAGGGATGATCACCAATGCTGTAAAATTGGTTCCTCTGGGACAGCTTGACGGTCAGGATATTCTCTTTTCTCTGTATCCCGTAATGGAAAAGACCGTTTGGGAGACCATGGAACTGGACAGAGATATGGTAGGACTTTGTAATACGGCTTTTGATATAAGATGTATGCAGCATGAAAGACTTTACTCAAGACTTTATATGTCATAG
- the ureE gene encoding urease accessory protein UreE, producing MIINQIIGNLSENPTAKTIDYLDLEWFETTKRIQRKKTRQGTDVAIKFLREGQRLHEGDILFEDAEKIVAINVLETDAIVMAPGSLLEMGTVCYEIGNKHIPLFIQEDKVLLPFEMPMFRWLEASGFKPEKKSVKLLNLLKSNVEPHGHGSLGSTIFTKILKMAAPKDE from the coding sequence ATGATAATTAATCAAATCATAGGCAATCTCTCTGAAAATCCTACAGCAAAAACCATAGATTATCTTGATCTTGAATGGTTTGAAACAACAAAAAGAATCCAGCGCAAAAAAACCAGACAGGGAACCGATGTTGCCATCAAGTTTCTCAGAGAGGGGCAGCGCCTGCATGAAGGAGATATTCTTTTTGAGGATGCAGAAAAAATAGTTGCCATTAATGTTTTGGAGACGGATGCTATTGTAATGGCTCCGGGTTCATTACTGGAAATGGGAACAGTATGTTATGAAATCGGAAACAAACATATTCCGCTTTTTATTCAGGAGGATAAAGTTTTACTGCCTTTCGAAATGCCCATGTTCAGATGGCTGGAGGCAAGCGGGTTCAAACCGGAAAAGAAATCTGTAAAGCTGCTTAATCTTCTTAAATCAAACGTTGAGCCTCACGGGCATGGAAGTCTGGGTTCAACAATATTTACAAAAATCTTAAAAATGGCTGCCCCAAAAGATGAATAA
- the ureC gene encoding urease subunit alpha, whose product MSLNVDRKQYANILGPTAGDKIRLGDTEIIIEIEKDFTHYGDEAVFGGGKTVRDGMGQNVTAKRDEGVLDLCITGAVIIDHWGIVKGDIGIKDGKIVGIGKAGNPDTMDGVSPNMIIGASTEVHGGKGYIVTAGGIDTHIHYICPQQIETSLYSGITTMIGGGTGPNDGTNATTVTPGKFNMQKMLEAAEEYPMNLGFFGKGNCSAEEPIEEQVEAGALGVKIHEDWGATPATIDAALKVADKYDVQVAIHTDTLNEGGFLEDTMRAINGRVIHTFHTEGAGGGHAPDIIKAAMYPNVLPASTNPTRPYTINTIDEHLDMLMVCHHLSKNIPEDVAFADSRIRPETIAAEDILHDMGVFSIMSSDSQAMGRPGEVITRTWQTASKMKEQRGALEEDQNTDNDNYRAKRYVAKYTINPAIAHGISEYVGSLEEGKLADLVIWKPALFGVKPEMIVKGGFVIAAKMGDPNASIPTPQPVIYRNMFGAHGKAKYGICANFVSQISIDNGTIASYKLEKMILPVKNCRNISKADLIHNDKTPLIEVNPENYKVTVDGEYITCEPAETLPLTQLYYLF is encoded by the coding sequence ATGAGCTTAAACGTAGATAGAAAGCAATACGCCAATATATTAGGTCCTACAGCCGGAGATAAAATCAGACTGGGAGATACTGAAATTATAATTGAAATTGAAAAAGATTTCACCCATTACGGAGACGAGGCTGTTTTCGGAGGTGGAAAAACCGTACGTGACGGAATGGGGCAGAACGTTACTGCAAAAAGAGACGAAGGGGTTTTGGACCTTTGCATCACAGGAGCAGTAATCATTGACCACTGGGGAATTGTAAAAGGTGATATCGGAATAAAAGACGGTAAGATCGTGGGAATAGGAAAAGCCGGAAACCCTGATACGATGGATGGTGTATCTCCTAATATGATCATTGGTGCTTCTACTGAAGTTCATGGTGGAAAAGGATATATCGTAACAGCGGGAGGAATAGATACCCACATTCACTACATCTGCCCACAGCAGATCGAGACCTCTTTATACAGTGGAATTACCACGATGATTGGTGGTGGTACAGGACCGAATGACGGGACAAATGCTACAACCGTTACTCCAGGGAAATTCAATATGCAGAAAATGCTTGAAGCAGCAGAAGAATATCCTATGAATCTTGGGTTCTTTGGAAAAGGAAACTGTTCTGCTGAGGAGCCTATCGAAGAGCAGGTAGAAGCAGGTGCTTTAGGAGTGAAAATTCACGAAGACTGGGGAGCAACTCCTGCAACAATAGATGCCGCCCTAAAAGTAGCGGATAAATACGACGTTCAGGTTGCCATCCACACAGATACATTGAATGAAGGAGGTTTCCTGGAAGATACAATGAGAGCGATCAACGGAAGAGTAATCCATACTTTCCATACGGAAGGAGCTGGTGGAGGGCACGCACCGGACATCATTAAAGCAGCAATGTACCCCAACGTATTACCTGCTTCCACAAACCCAACACGTCCTTATACAATCAATACGATTGATGAGCACCTAGATATGTTGATGGTGTGCCACCATTTGAGCAAAAATATTCCTGAAGATGTGGCATTCGCAGATTCACGTATCCGTCCTGAAACGATTGCAGCAGAAGATATTCTGCATGATATGGGAGTATTCAGTATCATGAGTTCCGACTCTCAGGCAATGGGAAGACCAGGCGAAGTAATCACCAGAACATGGCAGACGGCTAGCAAAATGAAGGAGCAGAGAGGTGCTTTGGAAGAAGATCAGAATACAGACAATGATAACTACCGCGCCAAAAGATATGTAGCGAAGTATACCATCAACCCGGCTATTGCTCATGGTATTTCAGAATATGTGGGATCTCTTGAAGAAGGGAAATTAGCTGACCTGGTGATCTGGAAACCTGCATTATTTGGGGTAAAACCTGAAATGATTGTAAAAGGAGGATTTGTAATTGCTGCTAAAATGGGAGATCCTAATGCATCTATTCCTACACCTCAGCCTGTTATTTACAGAAATATGTTTGGGGCTCACGGAAAAGCTAAATACGGTATCTGTGCCAACTTCGTTTCTCAGATCTCTATTGATAACGGAACCATCGCTTCTTATAAATTGGAGAAAATGATCCTTCCTGTGAAAAACTGTAGAAATATTTCTAAAGCAGATCTTATCCATAACGACAAGACTCCTTTAATAGAAGTAAATCCTGAAAACTATAAAGTTACGGTAGATGGTGAGTACATCACTTGCGAGCCGGCAGAAACACTTCCTTTAACACAGTTATACTACTTGTTCTAA
- the ureB gene encoding urease subunit beta — MIPGEIFVKEGIIICNEGRETVKIKVTNTGDRPIQVGSHFHFFEVNKAMSFDREKAFGKRLNIVASTAVRFEPGEEKDVELVEIGGTKKAMGFNNLVDGQVDSEEQKKVSLAKIEELNFKNH, encoded by the coding sequence ATGATACCAGGAGAAATTTTCGTAAAAGAAGGCATTATTATCTGCAATGAAGGCAGAGAAACTGTCAAAATAAAAGTAACAAATACCGGAGACCGTCCTATTCAGGTAGGTTCACATTTTCACTTTTTCGAAGTAAATAAGGCAATGAGCTTTGACCGCGAAAAAGCCTTTGGAAAGAGACTGAACATTGTAGCAAGTACTGCAGTACGTTTCGAACCGGGAGAAGAAAAAGATGTGGAACTGGTAGAAATAGGAGGTACTAAAAAAGCAATGGGCTTTAATAACCTTGTTGACGGACAGGTAGATTCTGAAGAACAGAAAAAAGTAAGCCTTGCAAAAATTGAAGAGTTAAACTTTAAAAATCACTAA
- the ureA gene encoding urease subunit gamma: MHLTPRETEKLMLFLAGELALKRKARGLKLNYPESIALISHFLLEGARDGKRVAELMQEGANLLTKDDVMPGVADMIHDVQIEATFPDGTKLVTVHNPIR; this comes from the coding sequence ATGCACTTAACACCGAGAGAAACGGAGAAGCTTATGCTATTTCTGGCAGGAGAGCTGGCTCTAAAAAGAAAGGCCAGAGGCCTTAAATTAAACTATCCAGAATCAATAGCATTGATTAGCCATTTTTTGCTTGAAGGAGCAAGAGACGGAAAGAGAGTCGCTGAACTGATGCAGGAAGGCGCTAATCTTCTTACCAAAGATGATGTGATGCCCGGCGTGGCAGATATGATCCACGATGTTCAGATTGAAGCAACATTCCCTGATGGAACGAAGCTGGTAACCGTACACAACCCAATCCGTTAA
- the pruA gene encoding L-glutamate gamma-semialdehyde dehydrogenase, with protein sequence MSKAISQVPLAVNEPVSSYVPGSPEVKSLISTYKKMWSEKVEIPMIINGKEVKTDNKVQLQSPQDHAHDFGFYYQGGMQHVDDAINAALAAKKEWNELGWEQRAAIFLKAADLLAGPYRDVINAATMIGQSKNVHQAEIDAACEFIDFLRFNVEFMTEMYSEQPVSDDGIWNRVEYRPLEGFCFAVTPFNFTAISGNLPTCMAMLGNVVVWKPSDKQVYSAKVIMDVLVEAGLPAGVINMIFTDGKETAEKVLAHKDFAGLHFTGSTKVFQGMWKMIGDNIHNYRTYPRIVGETGGKDFVIAHPSANVEAVATALVRGSFEYQGQKCSAASRAYVPKSLWADVKKVMEAQMSTIKIGSPEDPSNFVNAVIDKNSFEKCKGYIDRANASGEATVAIGGKVDDSKGWFVHPTVIETTNPQYESMVEEIFGPILSVFVYEDQDWKETLKIVDSSSPYSLTGSVFAQDRYAINEAYKALENASGNFYINDKPTGAVVGQQPFGGGRASGTNDKAGSKMNLLRWTSVRSIKETFVSPKDYKYPFLG encoded by the coding sequence ATGTCAAAAGCAATTTCGCAAGTGCCATTAGCAGTAAACGAGCCGGTAAGTTCATATGTACCTGGATCTCCCGAAGTTAAAAGCCTTATCAGTACCTATAAAAAAATGTGGTCTGAAAAGGTAGAAATTCCAATGATCATCAATGGTAAAGAAGTAAAAACTGACAATAAAGTACAGCTTCAGTCTCCTCAGGATCATGCTCACGACTTCGGATTTTATTACCAAGGGGGTATGCAGCATGTGGATGACGCTATCAACGCGGCATTGGCAGCTAAAAAAGAGTGGAATGAACTAGGCTGGGAACAGCGTGCAGCAATTTTCCTGAAAGCAGCTGATCTTTTAGCTGGCCCTTACAGAGACGTCATCAATGCAGCAACAATGATTGGACAGTCTAAAAATGTACACCAGGCAGAAATTGACGCAGCTTGTGAGTTCATTGACTTCCTAAGATTCAACGTAGAATTCATGACTGAAATGTATTCTGAGCAGCCTGTTTCTGACGATGGAATCTGGAACCGCGTAGAGTACAGACCATTAGAAGGATTCTGTTTTGCAGTAACTCCGTTCAACTTTACGGCCATTTCAGGAAACCTTCCTACGTGTATGGCAATGCTAGGAAACGTAGTCGTTTGGAAGCCTTCTGACAAGCAGGTTTATTCTGCAAAAGTAATTATGGATGTATTGGTAGAAGCTGGTCTTCCTGCCGGTGTTATCAATATGATCTTTACCGATGGAAAAGAAACTGCTGAAAAAGTATTGGCACATAAAGATTTTGCAGGTCTTCACTTCACTGGTTCTACAAAAGTATTCCAGGGAATGTGGAAAATGATCGGTGACAATATTCACAACTACAGAACATATCCAAGAATTGTAGGGGAAACCGGTGGTAAAGATTTTGTAATCGCTCATCCATCTGCTAATGTAGAAGCTGTAGCTACTGCTTTGGTAAGAGGTTCTTTCGAATATCAGGGACAAAAGTGTTCTGCGGCTTCAAGAGCTTATGTTCCTAAGTCTCTTTGGGCTGATGTGAAAAAAGTAATGGAAGCTCAGATGAGTACAATTAAAATTGGTTCTCCTGAAGATCCGTCTAACTTTGTGAATGCAGTAATCGACAAAAATTCTTTCGAAAAATGTAAAGGATATATCGACAGAGCTAATGCATCTGGTGAAGCTACTGTAGCGATCGGTGGAAAAGTTGATGATTCTAAAGGATGGTTTGTACACCCTACAGTAATTGAAACTACAAATCCTCAATACGAAAGTATGGTAGAAGAGATCTTCGGGCCTATCTTATCTGTATTTGTTTATGAAGATCAGGACTGGAAAGAAACGCTTAAAATAGTTGATTCTTCTTCTCCTTATTCATTGACAGGTTCTGTATTCGCTCAAGACCGTTACGCGATCAATGAGGCTTATAAGGCATTGGAAAATGCATCAGGAAACTTCTACATCAACGACAAACCAACGGGTGCTGTAGTAGGACAGCAGCCTTTCGGTGGTGGTAGAGCTTCAGGAACTAACGATAAAGCGGGTTCTAAAATGAATCTTCTAAGATGGACTTCTGTAAGAAGTATAAAAGAAACTTTTGTTTCTCCAAAAGACTACAAATATCCATTCCTTGGATAA
- a CDS encoding AraC family transcriptional regulator — translation MSKHLLPLLFLLTAAIPIFSQKKNDFDQICDRTSSITAYKDLPKAFKTADSLYIAAQAPSEKVKSLMLSSELYHHADELKKAICYSENAHSLINQFNNPEWMADVSRLLARQYRQVGLYERAKKYILKGLEASKQISSFEKRNEAAGLLNQEMAFYEMELGNYYNAIQYVEFSLKYFEKIDSQIESRTEAASYQVLGDVYFKLNEYPVSEKYYRKAEQLLKKGSCTLGLVYNGLGGIRLKQKNWKDAELYLKKAEKIADTSRSLKLKKAVYSNINDYYEGIGDNFKASLYAVKYVRAYDSIAARNHTFIGQSKEGSNGKNNKGSGQMNVAKNIAIIILFVSLVSLIIFFKIKQKRQRSKLRNIIRTQSNLISKNNYHLSSSDPAEFSNISVEEIAEKDSEEGRKRNESLMTSETESKLLELLEEFEKGNLYNNKGMSLSFLAGELNTNTKYLSYVINQHKNADFKTYVNRLRINYIVDKLINDEKYRQYKISILADECGFSSHSKFAAIFKVVTDYSPSAYIKYLESENQSDKNVHFQEND, via the coding sequence ATGTCTAAACATCTACTGCCCCTTTTGTTTTTGCTCACCGCAGCAATCCCCATATTTTCCCAGAAAAAAAACGACTTTGATCAGATCTGTGACAGAACTTCTTCCATCACTGCCTATAAAGATTTACCTAAAGCCTTTAAAACTGCGGATTCTCTTTATATAGCGGCCCAGGCACCCTCAGAAAAGGTTAAGAGCCTGATGCTTTCTTCAGAGCTTTACCATCACGCAGATGAACTTAAAAAAGCGATATGCTACAGTGAAAACGCCCATTCATTAATCAATCAGTTCAACAATCCGGAATGGATGGCGGATGTGAGTAGGTTATTGGCCAGACAATATAGACAGGTAGGGTTATACGAAAGAGCAAAGAAATATATATTAAAAGGGCTGGAAGCTTCAAAGCAGATCTCCAGTTTTGAAAAAAGAAATGAGGCAGCAGGACTTCTGAATCAGGAAATGGCTTTTTATGAAATGGAACTTGGGAATTATTACAATGCAATACAGTACGTAGAATTTTCCCTCAAATATTTTGAAAAAATAGACAGCCAGATTGAAAGCCGCACGGAGGCCGCTTCGTATCAGGTTTTGGGAGATGTTTATTTTAAACTGAATGAATATCCCGTTTCCGAAAAGTATTATAGAAAAGCAGAGCAGTTACTAAAAAAGGGAAGCTGTACCCTTGGACTGGTTTATAACGGACTGGGTGGAATACGCCTGAAACAGAAAAACTGGAAAGATGCAGAGCTTTACCTTAAAAAAGCAGAAAAAATAGCAGATACTTCCAGAAGTCTTAAGCTTAAAAAAGCAGTTTATTCTAATATTAATGATTATTACGAAGGGATAGGAGATAATTTTAAAGCTTCTTTATATGCCGTGAAATATGTCAGAGCATATGATAGTATTGCAGCCCGTAATCATACATTTATTGGTCAGAGCAAAGAAGGTTCTAATGGTAAAAATAATAAAGGAAGCGGACAAATGAATGTGGCAAAAAATATAGCCATCATTATTCTGTTTGTTTCATTGGTTTCCCTGATTATATTCTTTAAAATAAAACAGAAGAGACAGCGTTCCAAATTAAGAAATATTATAAGAACACAATCCAATCTGATCAGTAAAAACAATTACCATCTGTCATCTTCCGATCCTGCTGAATTTTCCAACATCTCTGTTGAAGAAATTGCCGAGAAAGATTCTGAAGAAGGTAGAAAAAGAAACGAATCTCTGATGACTTCCGAAACAGAGTCAAAACTGCTTGAACTGCTTGAGGAATTTGAAAAAGGAAATCTTTATAATAACAAAGGAATGTCTCTTTCCTTTCTTGCAGGAGAACTGAATACCAATACGAAATACCTTTCATATGTGATTAATCAGCATAAAAATGCTGATTTCAAAACTTATGTCAACCGCTTAAGAATCAACTATATTGTCGATAAACTGATCAATGATGAAAAGTACAGACAATACAAGATCAGTATTCTTGCTGACGAATGTGGGTTTTCTTCACACAGTAAATTTGCAGCTATCTTTAAAGTGGTCACAGATTATTCGCCATCAGCTTATATTAAATATCTGGAGTCTGAAAATCAATCAGATAAAAATGTTCATTTTCAGGAAAATGATTAA
- a CDS encoding thioredoxin family protein: MKKIMLISALFIGAFAWAQGIKFEDSNFAAIVAKAKKENKLIFVDAYASWCGPCKLMVKNVFPLKAVGDYYNSHFINAKIDMEKGEGIELAKKYNVKAFPTYLFINGKGEAVHRTLGYVEENDFIQFAKDAEDPNKRLTSLKEQFEKGEKDQEFLKNLAGLTIYNDPQFAGKVLNRYFQQKQTLDQDDVQMLLSGTQTTDSPLYKTFQDKKADILKFLPEEKYEGINKNIKLNTVAQKAYNADTKTWNETYFMTETQKFLSKEEADKIFKRMKANRALKNKDIPVYEKLILELYQDYSGASSQELNSLAWNFFENVNNKASLEKAIAWAQESVKKDQNFANTDTLANLYNKVGDKKNAKMWAEKSVELAKTSGEDSSDTEKLLKSL; encoded by the coding sequence ATGAAAAAAATAATGCTGATTTCAGCTCTCTTTATAGGTGCCTTTGCATGGGCGCAGGGAATAAAATTCGAGGACAGCAACTTCGCAGCTATCGTTGCGAAAGCAAAAAAAGAAAACAAACTGATCTTTGTAGATGCTTACGCTTCGTGGTGTGGACCATGTAAACTGATGGTGAAAAATGTTTTCCCTCTTAAAGCAGTAGGAGACTATTACAATTCTCACTTTATCAATGCTAAAATCGACATGGAAAAAGGAGAAGGAATAGAGCTGGCAAAAAAGTACAACGTAAAAGCATTCCCTACATACCTTTTTATCAATGGTAAAGGCGAAGCAGTACACAGAACTCTTGGATATGTGGAGGAAAACGACTTTATCCAGTTTGCCAAAGATGCTGAAGATCCAAATAAAAGACTGACCTCTTTAAAAGAGCAATTCGAAAAGGGCGAAAAGGATCAGGAATTTTTAAAAAATCTTGCCGGACTTACGATCTATAATGATCCTCAGTTTGCAGGAAAGGTACTTAACCGTTATTTTCAACAAAAACAAACTTTAGATCAGGATGATGTTCAAATGCTTCTTTCAGGAACTCAAACTACAGACAGCCCTTTATACAAGACTTTTCAGGATAAAAAAGCAGATATTTTAAAATTTCTTCCAGAAGAAAAGTACGAAGGTATTAACAAGAATATCAAGCTGAATACAGTAGCCCAAAAGGCCTATAATGCCGACACAAAAACATGGAATGAAACTTATTTCATGACAGAAACTCAGAAATTTCTAAGTAAAGAAGAGGCAGACAAGATCTTTAAAAGGATGAAGGCCAACAGAGCTTTGAAAAACAAAGATATTCCGGTTTATGAAAAGCTGATTCTGGAACTATACCAGGACTACTCTGGGGCAAGTTCTCAGGAGCTGAACTCTCTTGCATGGAATTTCTTTGAAAATGTAAATAATAAAGCTTCCCTTGAAAAAGCCATTGCCTGGGCACAAGAATCTGTAAAAAAAGATCAGAACTTTGCCAATACAGATACTTTGGCTAATCTTTACAATAAGGTAGGTGATAAGAAAAATGCCAAAATGTGGGCTGAAAAGTCTGTTGAACTGGCAAAAACTTCAGGAGAGGATTCGTCTGACACTGAAAAATTACTAAAAAGCCTTTAG
- a CDS encoding 3-oxoacyl-ACP synthase III family protein: protein MIKSTIKGVGFYVPDNVVTNDDLSQVMTTNDEWITERTGIKERRHRKNRNDSQETTAYLGCKASEKALEKAGLTAKDIDYIIFATLSPDYYFPGCGVLLQEMLGCDTIGALDVRNQCSGFVYSMSVANAFIKSGIYKNILVVGAEVHSFGLDFSDAGRGVSVIFGDGAGAVVLSAVEDENAGDILAVNMHSEGKYADELCTQFPGSKYGWSDRMRKEPENVTDKEVYPIMNGNFVFKHAVTRFPETMMEALDKAGKTIEDLDMFIPHQANLRIAQFVQQKFGLPDDKIFNNIQKYGNTTAASIPIALSEAIEQGKIKRGDLVLLSAFGSGFTWGSVLFEY from the coding sequence ATGATTAAAAGTACCATAAAAGGAGTAGGATTTTATGTTCCAGATAATGTTGTTACCAATGATGACCTGTCCCAGGTAATGACAACCAATGATGAATGGATTACAGAGAGGACAGGTATTAAAGAAAGAAGACATCGTAAAAACAGGAATGATTCTCAGGAAACAACTGCCTATCTTGGATGTAAAGCTTCTGAAAAAGCACTTGAAAAAGCAGGTTTGACTGCTAAAGATATTGATTATATTATTTTTGCAACACTTTCTCCGGATTATTATTTTCCGGGATGTGGAGTATTGCTTCAGGAGATGTTAGGCTGTGATACCATCGGAGCGCTGGATGTGAGAAACCAATGTTCAGGATTTGTCTACTCTATGAGTGTTGCCAATGCATTTATTAAATCCGGTATCTATAAGAACATCCTTGTTGTAGGAGCAGAAGTTCATTCTTTCGGTCTGGATTTTTCTGATGCGGGAAGAGGAGTTTCTGTGATTTTCGGAGATGGGGCAGGAGCAGTGGTACTCTCTGCTGTAGAAGATGAAAATGCAGGAGATATTTTAGCTGTAAATATGCATTCTGAAGGGAAATATGCTGATGAATTGTGTACGCAGTTTCCAGGTTCTAAATATGGATGGAGCGACAGGATGAGAAAAGAGCCGGAGAATGTAACGGATAAGGAAGTATATCCAATCATGAACGGAAATTTTGTATTCAAACATGCGGTAACAAGATTCCCGGAAACAATGATGGAAGCATTAGATAAGGCAGGAAAAACAATTGAAGATCTCGATATGTTTATTCCACATCAGGCAAACCTTAGAATTGCCCAGTTTGTTCAGCAGAAATTCGGGTTACCGGATGATAAAATCTTCAATAATATCCAGAAATATGGAAATACAACAGCTGCTTCTATTCCAATTGCCTTAAGTGAGGCTATTGAACAGGGGAAAATCAAAAGAGGAGATTTGGTTCTTCTTTCAGCTTTTGGAAGTGGATTCACGTGGGGAAGCGTATTGTTTGAATATTAA